AATGGTTCGGCCCGCCGCCCGATGCCGGCTGGGGCACCGAGAAGCAGACGCTGGATTTCCGCGTCGGCGGCCTTGAGACCAGCATCGGCGGCCCGAAGGGTGGGCCGGTGATCTCGTTCCGCGCCACCTATCAGGACATCATCCCCGACCAGCGCATCATCTACACCTACGACATGGACATCGACGGCAAGCGCATCTCCGTGTCGCTGGCGACCATCGAGTTCACGCCAGAAGGCAGCGGCACGCGCCTCAAGCTGACCGAGCAGGGCGTCTATGTCGACGGCTTCGACGATCCCGGCATCCGCGAGAAGGGCACCAAGGATCTGCTCGACGCGCTCGGCCGCTCGCTGGCGAACTGAGCGGAGGCAAGCATGGGCAAGATCATCGTATCGTCCCTCATCAGCATCGACGGCTTCGCCGCCGCGCCGAACGGCGAATTCGTGCCGCCGGAGCCGACGGCGGATCTGTTCCGCCACTTCATCGAGCCGAACATGCAGAGCGGCATCTTCATCTATGGCCGCGTCACCTACGAGTTCATGGTCGGCTACTGGACGTCATCTGCCGCTGACCCGACGGAAGCGGCGAAGCTCGCCGCTATGCGCAAGTTCGTCTACTCGAAGACGCTGCAGAACGCCGATTGGGGCCGCGTCACCATCTCGCGCGGCGATGACCTCGCCGCCGACGTCGCCGCCATGCGCCGTGAGACCGACAAGGACCTGACGATCCTCGGCAGCGCGACGCTGGTCAACGCGTTCCTCCGCGCCGGCCTCGTCGATGCCCTTCATCTGCTGGTAAATCCGATGACGCTCGGCGCCGGCACGCCGCTCTTCCAGGGCGGCCACGACCGCACCAGGTGGAAGCTGACCGGCGCCCGCCCGTTCGACACGGGCGCCGTCCTGCTCAACTACGACCGCGCCTAGGGCTGACGCTTATCGCCGTTGACGACGGTGTATTCCGCGTCGATGACGCGCGGCGCGCTGGCCTTCCGCCGCGCCGCGTCCGCCGCCATCAGCTTGTTGATCCGCCAGCGCCCGATGAGCACGGCGACCAGCGCCACCGGCAGCAGGATGAGGAACAGCCCGACCGAGGCGATGATCAACGCGGTTATCGCCGCGAGGCCAAGGACGGTAACCAGCGTAACCCCGAGCCGCCCACGCCAGCCGAGATCGCCGAAATTGAGATTGTACAGCGCCATGGGAATGGATGTGGAGGCGAGGGGGCGCGGGCGCAAGAAAAATCGGAAGGGCGCGGTGTCGCGCCGCCGTCACCCCTCGCTCTGCTGTCATCCTTCGGCGGCGCGCAGCGCCGACCGGAGGACCAGTCTCAGCACACATCTCGCGCCGAGATAGGCCGCGAGTGGTCCTCCGGTCGAGGCCTGCAGCCTCGCCGAAGGATGACAGTGAGGGGAGGAGAGGCCCTGCGCCTGCCTAAACGTCCAGATTCGCGACGTTCAGCGCGTTGGTCTGGATGAACTCCCGCCGCGGCTCGACCTCGTCGCCCATCAGCCGGCCGAACAGGTCGTCCGCGTCGTCGGCTTCCTTTATCTTCACCTGCAGGAGCGTCCGCGCTTCCGGGTCGAGCGTGGTTTCCCAGAGCTGCTCGGCGTTCATCTCGCCCAGCCCCTTGTAGCGCTGTAGCGACAGGCCCTTGCGGCCGGCGCCGGTGATCGCCGCGTAGAGGTCGCGCGGGCCGTGGACGACCGTCTCGTCGTCCTTGCGCACCAGCCGGGCGAACTTGCCGTAGATCGGCTGGAGCTTCGGCGTGTACTGGTCGAGCTTGCGGGCGTCGGCGGAATCCAGAAGCGCCGGGTCGATAACCGCGACTTCCTTGACGCCGCGCACCTCGCGCTCGAAGCGGAAGCCGGTGTCGGGCGAGAAGGAGCCGACCCAGCCCCGCTCGGTATCGTCGGAAACCAGATCGAGCCGCTTGGCGACATACGCCGCCGCGGTATCCGCCGCCGCCGTATCGGAAAGGATCGGCGGGTTGAGCGCGCCGGCGATCGCCACCTGCTCGACGACCGAGCGGTTGTAGCGCGAGTGGATGCCGTTCAGCACGCCGACGAAGCCGCGCGCGTCGTTGACGATCTCGGCGAGGTCCGCCCCGCCGCGCTCGTCGCCGCGCGACAGCTTGAGGATCGAATCCGCCGTGCCGGTCGAGATCAGGTAATCCTCGAGCGCGCGCTCGTCCTTGATGTAGGACTCCGACGTGCCCTTCTTGACCTTGTAGAGCGGCGGCTGCGCGATGAAGACATGGCCGCGCTCGATCAGCGGGCGCATCTGACGGTAGAGAAAGGTGAGCAGCAGCGTCCTGATGTGCGCGCCGTCGACGTCGGCGTCGGTCATCAGGATGATCTTGTGATAGCGCAGCTTGTCGGGATCGAACTCGTCGGTGCCGACGCTGGTGCCGAGCGCGGTGATCAGTGTGCCGATCTGCTCCGACGAGATCATCTTGTCGAAGCGCGCGCGCTCGACGTTGAGGATCTTGCCGCGCAGCGGCAGCACGGCCTGGTTCTCGCGGTTGCGCCCCTGCTTGGCGGAGCCGCCGGCCGAGTCGCCCTCGACGATGAACAGTTCCGACTTGGCCGGGTCGCGCTCCTGGCAGTCCGCCAGCTTGCCGGGCAGCGAGGCCATGTCGAGCGCGCCCTTGCGCCGCGTCAGCTCGCGCGCCTTCCGCGCCGCCTCGCGTGCGGTCGCGGCCTCGATGACCTTGCCGACGATCAGCTTCGCTTCCGCCGGGTGTTCCTCGAACCACGTGCCGAGGCCATCGTTGGTGAGGTTTTCGACCACCGGCCGCACCTCGGAGGAAACCAGCTTGTCCTTGGTCTGCGAGGAAAATTTCGGGTCCGGAACCTTTACCGACAGGACGGCGGTCAGGCCCTCGCGGCAATCGTCGCCGGTGAGCGCGATCTTCTCCTTGCGCGTCGAGCCCTGCTTGTCGGCGTAGCTGGTCACCTGGCGCGTCAGCGCGCCGCGGAAGCCGGCGAGATGGGTGCCGCCGTCGCGTTGCGGGATGTTGTTGGTGAAGCAGAGGACGTTCTCGTGATACGAGTCGTTCCACTGCATCGCGACCTCGACGGTGATGCCGTCCTTCTCGGCGCGGAAATAGATCGGCGCGCTCATGATCGGCTTCTTGGCGCGGTCGAGATACTTGGCGAAGGCCTGCAGCCCACCCTCGTACATCATCGTCTCGGTCTTCGGCTCGACGCCGCGCTTGTCGGTCAGCACGATCTTGACGCCGGAGTTCAGGAACGCGAGCTCGCGCAGGCGATGCTCCAGCGTCGAATAGTCGAATTCGATGTGCGTGAAGGTCTCGGGCGAGGGCGTGAAGGTCACCTCGGTGCCGTTCCGCCCCTTCCATTCGCCGACGACTTTGAGCGGCGCGTCGGGCACGCCGTCCGTGAACGTCATCTCGTGGACGTGGCCATCGCGCCAGATGCGCAGCGTCAGCTTCGACGACAGCGCGTTGACGACGGAGACGCCGACGCCATGCAGGCCGCCGGAAACCTTGTACGAGTTTTGGTCGAACTTACCGCCGGCGTGGAGCTGGGTCATGATGACCTCGGCTGCCGATACGCCTTCGCCCTTGTGGATGCCGGTCGGGATGCCGCGGCCGTTGTCCCACACCGTCACCGAGCCGTCGGAGTTGAGCGTCACGGACACCGCGTCGGCATGGCCGGCCAGCGCCTCGTCGATGCCGTTATCGACGACTTCGTAGACCATGTGGTGCAGGCCGGAGCCGTCGTCGGTATCGCCGATGTACATGCCCGGCCGCTTGCGCACGGCATCGAGGCCCTTGAGGACCTTGATCGACTCGGCGCCGTATTCAGCCTCGCGCTCGGCGATAGGCTTCATCTCATTCATTCCGGATTCCATCTCGATACGGGAGCGTTTTCGGGGCCGTCGGAGCGGGCCAAACGCGGATAAATGCAGACCCCAGAATCACTGCGTTTTATATAGCATCGAAGGGGCCGAATTTCGAGGGTTTTTCAGGAATTTAGCCCCGAATCGGCTAAGCCGAATCGGCAGGATTCCTAGGGTTTTTGGACCCCGATTTTCAGGCGCCCGGAAAGGCGGCAACCGCCTTCAGAAACTGGCTTCCGTAGCGCGCCAGTTTGGCCTCGCCGACACCGTGCACGAGCTTCATGTCGTCGGCGTTCCGCGGCCTCAGCCGGGCCATGTCGATCAGCGTCCGGTCGGCAAAAACCATATACGCGGCGATGCCTTCCTTGCGCGCGATCTCGAGCCGCAACGCGCGCAGATGCTCGAACAGCGCGTTGCCGGCCGCATCGAGTTCCGCCATAGCCGCGCCGCGCTCGCGCCGCGACTGCCGCCGCGCCGTCTCGACCACGAGCCGCAGCGATACCTTCTCGCTGCCCTTGAGGATCGCAACGCCGGACTCGGTAATGCGGAAGCCGCCGTGCTCGGCGCTCGTCTCGGCCAGCGCGCCCGAGGCGTAGAGCTGGCGCACCACGGTCTGCCAGGCACGCTTCGATTTCTCCTTGCCGACGCCGAAAGTCTTGAGCGAGTCGTGCCCGTGGCGACGGATCGCGTCGGTCGCCTCGCCGGTGAGCACGTCGGCAAGATGCGCCGCGCCGAACCGCTCGCCGGTGCGCACCACCGCCGACAGCACCTTCTGCGCGTCGATCGTTGCGTCGTAGTTGGTCGCCTCGCCGCGGCAGAGATCGCAATGCCCGCAGCGCTCGCTGGCCTCGCCGAAATACGACAGCAGCGCCTGGCGCCGGCAGAGCGCCGACTCGCAGAGGTCGATCATCGATGACAGCCGCTTCATCTCGATGCGCCGCTGCTCGGGCGAGATTTCCTTCTCGGCGATCTGCCGGCGGCGAAGCGCCATGTCTTCGGCGCCGTAGAGCGTCAGCGTCTCGGCCGGCAGCCCGTCGCGCCCGGCGCGGCCGATCTCCTGGTAGTAGGCCTCGATGCCGCCCGGCATGTCGGCGTGCACGACATAGCGCACGTCCGGCTTGTTGATGCCCATGCCGAACGCGACGGTCGCGACCATTACGATGCCGTCCTCGGTCAGGAACGCGTCCTGGTTTTCGGAGCGCACCGACTGATCGAGCCCCGCGTGATAGGGCAGGGCGCGGTGGCCCTGCTTGGCGAAACTTGCGGCGAGGCTCTCCGCCTTGGCCCGCGAGGCGGTGTAGACGATGCCGCTCTGGCCTTTGCGGCCGGCGATGAAAT
The sequence above is drawn from the Bauldia sp. genome and encodes:
- a CDS encoding SRPBCC family protein — its product is MTERTATHSTFVLERVYPVAPARVFNAFADPKAKAKWFGPPPDAGWGTEKQTLDFRVGGLETSIGGPKGGPVISFRATYQDIIPDQRIIYTYDMDIDGKRISVSLATIEFTPEGSGTRLKLTEQGVYVDGFDDPGIREKGTKDLLDALGRSLAN
- a CDS encoding dihydrofolate reductase family protein — encoded protein: MGKIIVSSLISIDGFAAAPNGEFVPPEPTADLFRHFIEPNMQSGIFIYGRVTYEFMVGYWTSSAADPTEAAKLAAMRKFVYSKTLQNADWGRVTISRGDDLAADVAAMRRETDKDLTILGSATLVNAFLRAGLVDALHLLVNPMTLGAGTPLFQGGHDRTRWKLTGARPFDTGAVLLNYDRA
- the gyrB gene encoding DNA topoisomerase (ATP-hydrolyzing) subunit B, with protein sequence MKPIAEREAEYGAESIKVLKGLDAVRKRPGMYIGDTDDGSGLHHMVYEVVDNGIDEALAGHADAVSVTLNSDGSVTVWDNGRGIPTGIHKGEGVSAAEVIMTQLHAGGKFDQNSYKVSGGLHGVGVSVVNALSSKLTLRIWRDGHVHEMTFTDGVPDAPLKVVGEWKGRNGTEVTFTPSPETFTHIEFDYSTLEHRLRELAFLNSGVKIVLTDKRGVEPKTETMMYEGGLQAFAKYLDRAKKPIMSAPIYFRAEKDGITVEVAMQWNDSYHENVLCFTNNIPQRDGGTHLAGFRGALTRQVTSYADKQGSTRKEKIALTGDDCREGLTAVLSVKVPDPKFSSQTKDKLVSSEVRPVVENLTNDGLGTWFEEHPAEAKLIVGKVIEAATAREAARKARELTRRKGALDMASLPGKLADCQERDPAKSELFIVEGDSAGGSAKQGRNRENQAVLPLRGKILNVERARFDKMISSEQIGTLITALGTSVGTDEFDPDKLRYHKIILMTDADVDGAHIRTLLLTFLYRQMRPLIERGHVFIAQPPLYKVKKGTSESYIKDERALEDYLISTGTADSILKLSRGDERGGADLAEIVNDARGFVGVLNGIHSRYNRSVVEQVAIAGALNPPILSDTAAADTAAAYVAKRLDLVSDDTERGWVGSFSPDTGFRFEREVRGVKEVAVIDPALLDSADARKLDQYTPKLQPIYGKFARLVRKDDETVVHGPRDLYAAITGAGRKGLSLQRYKGLGEMNAEQLWETTLDPEARTLLQVKIKEADDADDLFGRLMGDEVEPRREFIQTNALNVANLDV
- the recQ gene encoding DNA helicase RecQ, yielding MSGDMKRAAATLKSVFGYDAFRPGQAEIIEAVLAGRDVLAVMPTGSGKSLCYQLPAILDGGLTVVVSPLIALMRDQVGQMASLGVEAATLNSHNDPRDTDAAWDRLENGTLRLLFVSPERLAIGGFAERLARAGARRLAIDEAHCVSQWGHDFRPEYRTLAAAKKALGRLPTLALTATADDATRADIAAQLFDKPPLSFLHSFDRPNIDLRFAAKDRPREQIADFIAGRKGQSGIVYTASRAKAESLAASFAKQGHRALPYHAGLDQSVRSENQDAFLTEDGIVMVATVAFGMGINKPDVRYVVHADMPGGIEAYYQEIGRAGRDGLPAETLTLYGAEDMALRRRQIAEKEISPEQRRIEMKRLSSMIDLCESALCRRQALLSYFGEASERCGHCDLCRGEATNYDATIDAQKVLSAVVRTGERFGAAHLADVLTGEATDAIRRHGHDSLKTFGVGKEKSKRAWQTVVRQLYASGALAETSAEHGGFRITESGVAILKGSEKVSLRLVVETARRQSRRERGAAMAELDAAGNALFEHLRALRLEIARKEGIAAYMVFADRTLIDMARLRPRNADDMKLVHGVGEAKLARYGSQFLKAVAAFPGA